A single genomic interval of Microbacterium sp. LWO14-1.2 harbors:
- the holA gene encoding DNA polymerase III subunit delta: protein MAAARTPSRGAAASAKIPQVSWRDPRPAPIVLVSGPEEVCAERAIAGVRDYLRAEDPALEVTDVRADDYAPGTLLSLTSPSLFGEPRLVRVAGVEKCTDAFIQEAVSYLDHPQEGATVILRHTGASVRGKKLLDAIRAGTGEGIEIACPAVKRDGDRVDFAAGEFKAAKKRIAPPALRALVSAFADDLTELAAACQQLIGDVEGDITEEVVTKYYGGRVEVSAFVVADTAIAGRYGEALVALRHALASGADPVPMVAAFAMKLRTMARVAGNREPSRQLAQRLGMKDWQVDRARRDLAGWNEYSLGIAIQATARADAEVKGAARDPIFALERMLTVIATRRPFGEES from the coding sequence ATGGCTGCTGCGCGTACTCCTTCTCGAGGCGCGGCGGCGTCGGCCAAGATCCCGCAGGTGTCATGGCGTGATCCACGACCGGCTCCCATCGTGCTCGTCTCCGGACCCGAAGAGGTCTGCGCGGAGCGCGCGATCGCGGGCGTGCGCGACTACCTGCGCGCCGAGGATCCCGCGCTCGAAGTCACAGACGTCCGCGCAGACGACTACGCGCCGGGAACCCTCCTGTCACTCACATCACCGTCGCTGTTCGGCGAGCCCCGTCTGGTGCGCGTCGCCGGCGTGGAGAAGTGCACCGACGCCTTCATCCAGGAGGCCGTGTCGTACCTCGACCACCCGCAGGAGGGGGCGACGGTCATCCTGCGCCACACCGGCGCGAGCGTGCGCGGCAAGAAGCTGCTCGATGCCATCAGGGCAGGCACCGGGGAGGGCATCGAGATCGCCTGCCCCGCCGTCAAACGTGACGGCGACCGGGTCGATTTCGCGGCGGGTGAGTTCAAGGCGGCGAAGAAGCGCATCGCCCCGCCGGCACTGCGCGCCCTCGTCTCGGCGTTCGCCGATGACCTCACCGAGCTCGCTGCGGCCTGCCAGCAGCTGATCGGCGACGTCGAGGGCGATATCACCGAAGAGGTCGTCACCAAGTACTACGGCGGACGCGTCGAGGTCTCGGCCTTCGTCGTCGCCGACACCGCGATCGCCGGACGGTACGGCGAGGCACTCGTCGCCCTGCGCCACGCCCTGGCCTCGGGCGCAGACCCGGTGCCCATGGTCGCGGCGTTCGCCATGAAGCTGCGCACCATGGCGCGCGTCGCAGGAAACCGCGAGCCCAGCCGTCAACTCGCCCAGCGACTGGGCATGAAGGACTGGCAGGTCGACCGCGCCCGCCGCGACCTCGCGGGATGGAACGAGTATTCGCTCGGGATCGCCATCCAGGCGACCGCACGGGCGGATGCCGAGGTCAAGGGTGCGGCAC